One segment of Castanea sativa cultivar Marrone di Chiusa Pesio chromosome 3, ASM4071231v1 DNA contains the following:
- the LOC142627783 gene encoding chloroplast stem-loop binding protein of 41 kDa b, chloroplastic has translation MAKLVVVQQKQPSFSLLPSSLSDFNGTRLQSQIQLKRKVWKPKGALHVSASSAKKILIMGGTRFIGVFLSRLLVKEGHQVTLFTRGKAPITQQLPGESDKDFVDFSSKILHLKGDRKDYEFVKSSLSAEGFDVVYDINGREAEEVEPILDALPKLEQYIYCSSAGVYLKSDLLPHFETDAVDPKSRHKGKLETESLLTSKGVNWTSIRPVYIYGPLNYNPVEEWFFHRLKAGRPIPIPNSGVQITQLGHVKDLARAFIQVLGNEKASRQVFNISGDKYVTFDGLARACAKAGGFPEPEIIHFNPKEFDFGKKKAFPFRDQHFFASIDKAKSVLGWKPEFDLVEGLADSYNLDFGRGTFRKAADFSTDDLILGKSIVLQSWTILLFDSFVVFHFSSNFPLKFRRNN, from the exons ATGGCAAAGTTGGTGGTGGTGCAACAAAAACAACCTTCTTTCTCCCtccttccttcttctctctctgactTCAATGGCACCAGACTACAATCTCAAATTCAG TTAAAAAGAAAGGTATGGAAGCCGAAAGGAGCATTACATGTCTCAGCATCAAGTGCCAAGAAAATTCTCATAATGGGAGGCACCAGATTTATTGGTGTGTTTTTGTCTAGACTCCTTGTTAAAGAGGGTCATCAG GTGACTTTGTTTACCAGAGGGAAAGCACCCATCACTCAACAATTGCCAGGTGAATCTGACAAGGACTTTGTTGATTTTTCTTCCAAG ATCTTGCATTTGAAAGGAGACAGGAAGGATTATGAATTTGTGAAATCCAGTCTCTCAGCTGAAGGCTTTGATGTTGTTTATGACATAAATG GACGAGAGGCAGAGGAAGTTGAACCCATTTTGGATGCACTACCAAAGCTAGAACA GTATATTTACTGCTCTTCAGCCGGTGTTTATCTCAAGTCTGATTTACTACCCCACTTTGAG ACTGATGCAGTTGATCCAAAGAGCAGGCACAAGGGAAAGCTTGAGACAGAGAGCTTACTAACATCAAAGGGTGTTAATTGGACATCTATAAGGCCAGTTTACATCTATGGACCGCTGAACTACAATCCCGTTGAGGAGTGGTTCTTCCACCGATTGAAAGCTGGTCGTCCAATTCCAATTCCCAACTCAGGGGTTCAAATAACACAACTCGGTCATGTTAAG GACTTGGCTAGAGCTTTTATTCAGGTGCTTGGAAATGAAAAGGCCAGCAGGCAAGTCTTCAACATCTCTGGAGATAAGTACGTCACCTTTGATGGATTAGCAAGAGCATGTGCAAAG GCTGGTGGATTTCCTGAGCCTGAGATCATTCACTTCAACCCTAAGGAATTTGATTTTGGTAAAAAGAAGGCATTTCCATTCCGTGATCAG CATTTCTTTGCATCAATTGACAAAGCAAAAAGTGTGCTTGGATGGAAACCAGAATTTGACCTAGTGGAAGGGCTTGCTGACTCCTACAACTTAGACTTTGGTAGGGGAACATTCAGGAAAGCGGCCGATTTTTCAACAGATGACTTGATTCTGGGCAAGAGTATTGTTCTTCAGAGCTGGACCATTCTTCTCTTTGATTCCTTTGTGGTGTTCCACTTTTCATCCAATTTCCCACTCAAGTTCAGAAGGAATAACTAA
- the LOC142627784 gene encoding Golgi apparatus membrane protein-like protein ECHIDNA has translation MASVDLNPTAVENYANPKTCFFHVIFKAASLAFYILSALFVSNFVIIFVVTVLLAALDFWVVKNVSGRILVGLRWWNEINDLGESVWKFESLDQESLARMNKKDSWLFWWTLYLTAALWIVLAIFSLIRLQADYLLVIGVCLTLSIANIIGFTKCRKDAKQKIQQFASQTIASQFSSTLQSAFSVV, from the exons ATGGCCAGCGTGGATCTCAACCCG ACTGCAGTAGAAAATTATGCCAACCCGAAGACATGTTTCTTTCATGTTATTTTCAAG GCTGCTTCATTGGCATTTTACATTCTTTCTGCCCTATTTGTTAGTAACTTTGTCATCATTTTTGTGGTGACTGTTCTTCTTGCTGCTCTTGATTTTTGGGTAGTCAAGAATGTGAGTGGGCGTATTTTAGTTGGGTTAAGGTGGTGGAATGAAATAAATGATCTTGGTGAAAGTGTATGGAAATTTGAATCTCTTGACCAAGAG TCATTGGCCCGCATGAACAAGAAAGATTCATGGCTGTTCTGGTGGACCCTATACCTTACG GCGGCTCTATGGATCGTGTTAGCAATATTCTCTCTCATAAGGCTTCAAGCTGATTATCTCCTTGTTATAGGAGTTTGTTTGACCCTCAGTATTGCAAATATTATTGGCTTCACCAAATGCCGAAAAG ATGCTAAGCAAAAGATTCAACAATTTGCTTCTCAGACCATTGCATCTCAGTTCTCATCCACCCTTCAATCAGCATTCAGTGTTGTCTGA